In Bradyrhizobium symbiodeficiens, the genomic stretch AGGACGGCCGCATACTCCCGGAACGATCGGCCGTAGGCAAAGAACATATTCAATAATTGCAATTTAGCAAGTTCTAAAGTAATGCGTCAGGCACCCGACGCTGCGGAACGCGGCCGCCGTGATTGCAGCATCCCACCGCGGTCGATGAGCAGGTCGGTAAGCCCTGCTCCCACCCAAATGCCGCCGAGCACGAGCTACGGCGTAGGCGTCGGCAGGGCTGGCATGGCCTGGTCGGGCACCGCCAATGTCGCGATGAAGCGCGAATGGCCGCGTTGGACGCCCACGAAGGACATGATCGGCCACGAGCCGGACAAGTACGTCAAGTGGGCCCGAGGCATGGAGGGCGGCACGCAGAATCCGCTCGGCGCGCGTGCTCTTTATCTGTTCAAGGACGGCAAGGACACTCTGTACAGGATTCACGGCACCAACGAGCCATGGTCGATCGGCCAGGCGATGTCCTCCGGCTGCATTCGCATGATGAACCAGGACGTCATTGACCTGTACCGCCGCGTGCCCTCCGGAGCCAAGGTCGTGGTGCTCCCGGCGAGCGGCGTGGAGACGCCGCGTCCGACGGATGATTTTCAAACGCGGGTGGAAGGCCTCCGAGCCTACGGGATACGTTATAACAAGAGAGTATATCAGCGATCCGACCTCTCGCTACGGGAGAGGTGAAGACCGGGCGCGCATCGATACAGACGCCTGCCGTTGAAGCCTTGCATCCTCGACGCCGCGCTCAGCTGATGTTCAGCAGGATCCGGCCCGAGGTGCCGCTGCGCATCAGGTCGAGCGCGTCGTTGACGTCGTCGAGCGCGAACTCGTGGGTCACGATTCCGCGGTAGCTCACCTTGCCGGCATCGCTCAGTCGCACGAGGCGCGGAATGTCGCGCGCCGGCTGGCATTGGCCGCCTTCCGAGCCCTTCAGCACCTTCTCGAAATGGAGCGGCAGCGTGTAGATCTCGGCCTTCTCGCGGGGAACGCCGACGAGGATGCAGCGGCCTTTCCTTGCGGTGATCTCGTAGGCGAGCTCGATCAGATTCTTGACGCCGGTGGTCTCGACGACCTTGTCGGGTCCCTCAACGCCGGTGATGGCGCGAACCTCCGCGGCCACATCCTTGACCGCTTCGGAGTTGATGGTGTGAGTGGCGCCGAAATCCTTCGCCATCGCCAGCTTGTTGTCGAGACGATCGATCGCGATGACGGGATAGGCGCCGACCATCGCGGCGAATTGCACGATGTTCAACCCGACGCCGCCGACGCCGAACACGACGACGGCTTCGCCGATGGCGATCTGCGCGTCGTTGTTGACGACGCCGAGCGCGGTCGTCACCGCGCAGCCGAGCAGCGGCGCGCTGGTGCGGTCGATCGTGGCGGGAACGGGCGTGACACGGTTCTCCGACACCACGGCATATTCATTGAAGGTGGTGACCCAACCGGCATTGAGGCGCTTGCCGCGCCAGGAATAGGCCGGCGTGTTGGACTGGATGCCCTTGCCCGGCCGCCAATGCATGACGACGGTGTCGCCCTGCTTGCAGGAGACGACACCGGGACCGGTTTCCACGATCGTGGCCAGCGCTTCGTGCCCGAGAAGGTGGGGCAGGAACTTGTCGACGCCTTTGACGGCGTCGATCTCGTTGATCTGCGCGCCGCAGATGCTGGAGGTGTGCACATGCGCGAGCACCTGGCCATGCTCGAGCGTATCCGGCAAGGTGAACTCGTCGACGATCAGCGGCTTGCCCGATTCGACGAGAATGGCCGCCTTGGCAGTCTTGATGTCCATGAGGCGCGCCCGGTCACTCGAAATAGATGAATTCGTAATCGCCGGTGTAGCCGAGCTTGCCGTAGAGCCAGATCCACTCCGACGTGTGCAGGATGGATTCCGCGGTCAGCGCCCAGCATTCGAGGTTGTGCAACTCGGCGACGGTCCGATAGCCCTCGACCATGACGTATTTGTTCTTGCCGACCCGCTCGATCTCCTTGAGCGCCGCTTCGAGCTCGTAGAGCCTGAGATTGTGCAGGGTGCCGAGCGAGATGACGAGATCGAAACTGTCGTCGCCATAGGGGTAGATGTCCTGGGCGCGATAGTTGAAGAGATAGGGTCGCACCTGCTCATGCGAATTGGCAAGGCCGTGCCTGGAGATATCGAAGCCTGTGACCTTCAGGCCCGGCAGGATCTTCTGCATCTCATACAGCAGGAAACCCTTGCCGCAGCCGACGTCGAGCACGCTGGAGCCGTCCTTCAGGCCATAGGTCTCGATCAGCGCCTTGGCGACCGGCGCCCAGCGTCCCTCGATGAAGCGGTAGCCGCCATAGCCGAAGCGGCGGTCGCCGTCCCAATAATCGGCCTCGTATTCCCGCGCCTTCAGCGAGCAGCCGATCTTGTCGTCGTTCATGCGCCCCATGTAGTCGCGCTTGGTCGCCGTATGCAGCGGCGTCACGATATTCAGCAGTCGTCCCATTCGGCCCTCGGATTCCAACGCGCGTTGCGATTGTCGCGACCAGCCGGGAGCCGTGAATCGCGACTTGCGAATCCTTCTAGCATTGGTGGTTGGGGTCATCATTGTTTCAGATCAACGATGGGGAACCCCGACGGTCATTCCGAGCAGTGGCGTCGGCCCCGGCGAAGCCAGCCGATCGACATCCTTACGAACATTTCATTTTCTGCGACGCTGTGACGCTCGCCATGAATCGAAGGGAACGGAGCGGGCGGCCAGCCGTTGCTCCTTCATCCCCAACAGCATGGAGCCCCGATATGACAATGCGCAGAACGTTCGTCGCCCTGGCGGCCGCCGGAGCGATGCTCTCGACGGCTGTTTCACCCGTACTCGCGGCGCCGCTGCCAATCGCAAATCCCGGCCCGGACCAAGGCCTGCAGCAGGTGCAGTACCGGCATGGCTACGGACACGGGCCTCGACATGGACATGGCTATTACGGGCACCGTCACGGCCACGGTGGCACCGGTGCAGCCGTACTCGGCGGCCTCGCGGCCGGCGCCATCATCGGCGGCGCGATCGCCAACAGCCAGGCGCAATCCAACGCCGCCTCCTATTGCGCGCAGCGCTTTCGGTCCTACGATCCGGGCTCAGGGACGTATCTGGGCAATGACGGCCTGCGTCACGCCTGCCCGTGACGAACACATGAGCGTGCGGCAGCCTCCTCGGATCGCGAGAGCTGCCCACGCTCGGCCTGCGGAAAACAGCGAGCGTGTCTTGATTCCGGGCTCCGCCGCGATATACGGTTCCCAACATGATGTTCACGTCCACATTTTTCCCGCTGATCTGAACGGCTGACGTCGTTTCCGGCGCATCCAATCAGATCAACCGGCTGCGCTCGATGCGGCAGCTGAACGGAGAAATGTGCAATGCCCAAGACCGAACAGGTCGGCCTGACGCCCCGTCAGGTCCAGAACTTCATCGACGACGGTTTCGTTAAAATCGAGAATGCCTTCCGCACCCAGCTTGCGAAACAATGCAGGGACGAGTTGTGGGCGGATATTGGTCTGTCGCCAGACCAACCCGAACACTGGACTCAACCCGTTGTCAGGGTAGGGTCCAAGGTTTCGCCCCCTTTCATTGAAGCCGCGAACGCGCCAGCCCTGCACAAGGCCTACGATCAACTCGTCGGCGAAGGGCGCTGGCTCGCGCCGAAAGGCCTCGGAACCTTTCCGATCCGCTTCCCGTCAACGGAACCCCCCGGTGATGATGGCTGGCATGTGGACATGAGCTTTGGCATCGCCAATCCGGATTTCATGGAGTGGCGCGTCAATGTGAAGAGCAGTGGACGTGCATTGCTGATGCTCTTCCTGTTCTCGGATGTCGGGGGCGACGATGCGCCCACGCGGATCCGGAAAGGCTCGCATGCCACCATCGCGCGGGAGCTGCTGCCCTATGGCGATGCCGGTGCAACGCTCCGGCAGCTCTCGGCCGAGGGCTACGCCTCGACGATGGATTGCGAGACGACACTGGCGACCGGTGCGGCAGGCAGCGTTTATCTGTGCCATCCGTTCCTCGTTCATGCCGCGCAACCCCACCGAGGGAAACGGCCGCGCTTCATGGCACAGCCTCCGCTGCTGCCGAAGGACGAGTTTGATCCGGGGTTGCCCCCTTCGCCGGTTCAGATCGCGATCCGGCGGGCTTGCGGGCTGACATTCTAATCGGACGATATCCGGGACCGCTGGGCGGTCCCGGATATTGCCGATTTCGCCAGGCCTATTGCACCTCGATGTCGGCGTCCTCCCGGCGATGGGCGCCGTCACAGCTTCCGATACACCCGCGCGGCGACCGCCTTCAGGCGCTCGACCGAGCCGGACTCCGGATGCGGCTTGACCGGCGCGAACAGGATCGAGGCCTGCTTGCCGTTCTTCCAGACATAGATGTTGGCGGCGTTGCCGTTGCCCTTGGTGCAGGAATACTCGCCGAAGGCTTCACTGCCGAGTTCGGGGATCGCCACGTGCTTGCAGGGACCTGCGCGCTTCATCATGCCGATGGCGGTGTCGCGCGAGGTCGCGATCACCGCGACGGTCATGGTGTTGGCCTCGCGATCGAACATCATGCAACTGCCCGCGCCGGTCCGCTGCACCGTCAGCGTGCTCGCGTCGAGAAAGCCGTCGGCATCCGCGGCCGTGAGCCACTCGCAACTGCCGAACCGCTCGCTGCTCCTGCTCACATTGGCGATGGCCACGCGCGCCGCTTCGGTGACCGGCCCGAGCAGCGCATCGTCGGCGCGCCGGCCGACCGGATAGAC encodes the following:
- a CDS encoding phytanoyl-CoA dioxygenase family protein, which codes for MPKTEQVGLTPRQVQNFIDDGFVKIENAFRTQLAKQCRDELWADIGLSPDQPEHWTQPVVRVGSKVSPPFIEAANAPALHKAYDQLVGEGRWLAPKGLGTFPIRFPSTEPPGDDGWHVDMSFGIANPDFMEWRVNVKSSGRALLMLFLFSDVGGDDAPTRIRKGSHATIARELLPYGDAGATLRQLSAEGYASTMDCETTLATGAAGSVYLCHPFLVHAAQPHRGKRPRFMAQPPLLPKDEFDPGLPPSPVQIAIRRACGLTF
- a CDS encoding class I SAM-dependent methyltransferase encodes the protein MGRLLNIVTPLHTATKRDYMGRMNDDKIGCSLKAREYEADYWDGDRRFGYGGYRFIEGRWAPVAKALIETYGLKDGSSVLDVGCGKGFLLYEMQKILPGLKVTGFDISRHGLANSHEQVRPYLFNYRAQDIYPYGDDSFDLVISLGTLHNLRLYELEAALKEIERVGKNKYVMVEGYRTVAELHNLECWALTAESILHTSEWIWLYGKLGYTGDYEFIYFE
- a CDS encoding BA14K family protein — protein: MTMRRTFVALAAAGAMLSTAVSPVLAAPLPIANPGPDQGLQQVQYRHGYGHGPRHGHGYYGHRHGHGGTGAAVLGGLAAGAIIGGAIANSQAQSNAASYCAQRFRSYDPGSGTYLGNDGLRHACP
- a CDS encoding zinc-binding dehydrogenase, which produces MDIKTAKAAILVESGKPLIVDEFTLPDTLEHGQVLAHVHTSSICGAQINEIDAVKGVDKFLPHLLGHEALATIVETGPGVVSCKQGDTVVMHWRPGKGIQSNTPAYSWRGKRLNAGWVTTFNEYAVVSENRVTPVPATIDRTSAPLLGCAVTTALGVVNNDAQIAIGEAVVVFGVGGVGLNIVQFAAMVGAYPVIAIDRLDNKLAMAKDFGATHTINSEAVKDVAAEVRAITGVEGPDKVVETTGVKNLIELAYEITARKGRCILVGVPREKAEIYTLPLHFEKVLKGSEGGQCQPARDIPRLVRLSDAGKVSYRGIVTHEFALDDVNDALDLMRSGTSGRILLNIS